In the genome of Paroceanicella profunda, one region contains:
- a CDS encoding (2Fe-2S)-binding protein, whose product MTPDPEASGTVRVQMAVNGRPVNAEISACTSLADFLRGELGLTGTHLGCEHGVCGACTLEVDGVAVRGCLMLAVQADGARVRTVEGLDDPLGRALKAAFVARNALQCGFCTPGMLATLHEAIGAGLAPERGAVRAALSGNFCRCTGYEAIVDAAMDVIRAREETADAR is encoded by the coding sequence ATGACCCCTGATCCCGAAGCCTCCGGAACGGTGCGCGTGCAGATGGCCGTGAACGGCAGGCCCGTCAATGCCGAAATCTCCGCCTGCACCAGCCTCGCGGATTTCCTGCGCGGCGAGCTGGGCCTCACCGGCACCCACCTGGGCTGCGAGCACGGGGTGTGCGGCGCCTGCACGCTGGAGGTGGACGGCGTCGCGGTGCGCGGCTGCCTGATGCTCGCCGTGCAGGCCGACGGCGCCCGGGTCCGCACCGTGGAGGGGCTGGACGACCCGCTGGGCCGGGCGCTGAAGGCGGCCTTCGTGGCGCGCAACGCGCTGCAATGCGGCTTCTGCACCCCCGGCATGCTCGCCACGCTGCACGAGGCGATCGGCGCCGGGCTGGCGCCGGAGCGCGGGGCGGTGCGCGCCGCGCTCTCCGGCAACTTCTGCCGCTGCACCGGCTACGAGGCCATCGTGGACGCCGCGATGGACGTGATCCGCGCCCGGGAGGAGACCGCCGATGCCCGCTGA